In bacterium, the DNA window ATAGCCCACAGCAAGCCTCACATGGCCTGTTTTATACTGTTTCTTGCGGTAATCAAGCCCCGCGGCCTGCAGCACTAAAACGGGGTTTCCTCCGGATATCTGTTCCCGCAAATCGGTAAGAGAGCCCATATAATAACGAAAGGGGATATTCCGTTCATTCAAATAGCCCAATATGGCTTCAACTGTGGCGCCTGTTCCCGGATAATTGATAATCTTCGCGAGTTTGGTCGGGCTTTCAACATTTATTCTGTAATAATTCAAAAGCATATTGATACATGTAGCCGCGCAGTTAGGCCTGCTTCCCTGGTTGGACTGTTTTGCGATTGACAGCTTCCAGAATTTTTTTACCGGGGGGTTATGTTTCCGCAACCGTTCATTGTCTCTTGCGTCAAAGAGAAGTTTTCTTATCTCGGAGTTTATCTTTTCCCCTTCATCCGTGGTTTTTGCCATGGAATTGAAATCTTTAATCATTTTTAAAGCCAGGATATAATTCCGGACTGATTTTAAAGGTTCTCCTTTTTCTTCTTTTTCCAGCCTTCCGGCAAGCCAATCGATTTGAGACGCAAGGCTTTGGTTATTGTTTCCGTATTTTGCGTTGTCAAAGGCTATTACACGCAATACTTCAATTGCTGTCAGAATATTGATGTTCTGAATCGATATATTTTTGTTATCATCGGGCTTGGCTCCCGCGCTTTCGGCAGACAGGCATTTGCCGTTAATAAGCGGGCAGAGTATCACGGATAAAACAAGCGCAAGAACCAGTCTTCCGGTATGCATTTTCGGCCTTTTTAACTAATAATTGACTTTAAGTTTTCGGTATGTTACTTTTATCAGGATTTTTATATTTAATCTATATAATTACAATAATATGATTATAAGTTTTTTGAGGTTTTATGTATAGCATAAAGATCAGGGTAAGATACAGCGAAACTGATCAAATGGGAAGAGCATACTACGCGAATTATTTTGTATGGTTTGAAATTGCCAGGACGGAATATTTCCGGAAGCTCGGTTATTCATACAGGGAATTTGAAAAAAAAGGCCTCTTTCTGCCCGTTGTCCATGCAAGCTGCGATTATAAAAATAAGGTTGAATATGACGATGAGATAAACATCAGCTGTACAGCCTCCGCAGAATCCAAAATGAAGCTTGTCTTTCGCTATGAAATAACCGGGGAGAAAAGCAAATTTATCGCGTCGGGTTCGACTATACATGTATTTATCGACTCCGGCGGCAGGCCTGTAAAAATACCCGAACAGATTGCGGACCTGTTAAAAAAATGAGCGCTGACGAAATTTATATGGCGTTTATAACAGCGCCTGATGTTACAAGCGCGAAAAAAATTGCGAAAGGGCTCGTATTAAATAAACTGGCGGCATGCGTGAATATAATTCCGTCGATAAATTCATTTTTTATGTGGAAAGGCGGGATTCAGGAGCAAAAAGAGGCCCTGTTGATAGCAAAGACGGCGCGCGCAAAACTGCAGAAGGCGAAAAAATGGATATTAAAACATCATCCGTATGATCTTCCTGAAATTTTATATATTAAAATCGATAAAGGCCATGAAGAATATATGCGATGGGTCAAGGAGCTGATATGAAACAAATTAATATAATCTGTCTTTTTTTCTTTACTTTCATCATAATCTTTAACGCCGCCCTGTCCCCGGCAGAGACCCTTAGCCCGGGAGAACAGAAACAATACGATAAGGCTTCGAGGTACTGGGAGAAAGGAAATGAGTATTTCAAGGAAGGCAAATATCCTAAAGCCAGGGATATGTATAACAAAGCCCTGAAAATCTACGATAAACACGTTGACGCCCTCCTGAATCTGGCAGTTGTGTACGAAAAAGAAAAAAATTACAGGGAAGCGGAAACAACATACAAAAAAATCATCGAATTCAATACCGATATCCCGGATGCCCACCATAATCTCGGCGCGATATATGAAAGCCAGGGCAAAGCGGACGCGGCGCTTTTAGAATATAAAGAAGCGCTTGCCGCCGATCCTTATTTTGCGAAAAGCTATAACAATATGGGGCTGATTTTCCTGAACAAGAATATGCTTGATCAGGCGATAGATAATTTCAAAAAGGCAGCCCGGTATGCTCCGCACGAAGTTTACGGATATGTCAACCTGGGAACAGCATACGCCGGAAAGGGAGAGTATGACAGCGCGATTGTGGAATATAATCACGCAATTGAACTTCAGCCTGATTCCGCTTTTATATACAACAACAGAGGGGACGCTTATTTAAACAAAAAAATGCTGGATTTTGCCGTCCTGAGCTTTCAAAAAGCCATTGAGCTGGATAAGAAAAATTACATCGCATACCGGGGGATGGGGGACGCGTATTATCTTAAAGGAGAAACAGAAAAGGCTATTGAAAACTATGAAAAGTCGCTTGAAATCAATAAAGATTACAAAAATGCTTATCTTAATTTAGGCATGGCCTATAAAAATACGGATAAACAGAAAGCCATCGAATATTTTGAAGAATACAGAAAAAGGGAAGACAACAGGAAAAATCTTGAAATCCTGGATAAAATAATAAGCGAGATGGAAATAACAAACTGACACTGATTATTACGGGAGGTTAAAATGTCTTTACATCCTAGTTTCGGCAAAAACTCGAAAATCAAACAAAAAAGAAGTGTTTTAAAACGCCACGAAAGAATCGATATTTTAAAGAAAAAAGAGAAGTGGAATGAAAAAGACAGTTCCATATTCCATCTTCCAAAAACCAAAAGCGAAGAATAACCGTGCCTGAACGTCTCCAGAAATATCTTGCGAACGCAGGGGTTGCTTCAAGGCGGAAATGCGAAGAGTTTATACAACAGGGACTGGTCAGCGTAAACAAAGTAATAATAAGAAAACCGGGTTTTAAAATAAATTCCGAAAAAGATGTTGTCTGTATAAATAACAGGCGGTTAAGACCAAGGGACAAAAAATATTTTATCGTAAACAAACCCGGCGGATATGTATGTTCCTGTTCAAAGAAGGACAATGCGCCTATAGTTACGGAACTGATACCCGAGAAGAAGTTGTTTCCTGTCGGAAGACTGGATAAGGATACGGAAGGCCTTATAATTCTTACAAATGACGGCGATTTCGGGCAGGCGGTTATTCATCCGAGTTCAAATCTATGGAAAGAATACCGCGTTGTCCTTGACAGGGAAATCACCGGAGCCGAACTGGAAAAGTTCAGGAACGGCATTGAAATCGACGGCAGGCTGACTGCGCCGGCCAGGATATCTTCAGCCGGTAAAAACGGCAAAGAACTGGCTGTTTCAATAATGGAAGGGCGGAACAGGCAAATAAGAAAAATGTTTTCCGCGCTTGGATATAAAATCATATATCTTAAAAGAACAAAAATAGGGTGTTTAAACATAGGAAATTTAAAACCGGGTTATTATAAACCGGTATCCAAAGACTTCTTATGGAAAAAAATATTTTCAGAATAATAATGTTTCTTGCTGTCTTTTTTGCAGTTTCCGCCGGTACATATTGTTTCGCTCTTTTCTGTGAAATAACGGGCGAAAATGTCAATGTAAGGGCGGGAGCGGGGACAGATTACGATGTTATCTGCCAGCTTAACCGTTCCGACATAGTAAAAGTATCCAAAGTGGAAGGCGAATGGATTGAGATATATCCTAATGAGAAAGTTTTCGGATGGGTTAAAGCATCGCATATAGAGAATAACAGGGTAACCGCTGAAAAACTCAATGTAAGAGCCGGGGCAAGCAGAAACTATTCGTTGATATGCCAGCTCAAAAAAGGGGATGACGTTTCAATTTTAGGCGAATTGGGCTCATGGAAAAAAATAATCCTTCCCGATTACGCAAAGGTCTACATATATAAAAAATACGCAAAAAGCATACCTTCCAGGTCAGTGGCAAAAGCAGCCACGGATGTTAAAAAGACCATGGATGAAAAATCAGAGATTCATTCTTCGGTAACAGACGGAAATGAGGCGGAATCCGAATCAACCGTCACTGTCACCGGATGGCTCGAAGACCTCGGAGTGCTGATAAACAGGCCCGGGACATACAAACTCCTTCAGCGGGACAACAAAAAAAACATCCTGTATTTCATTAAAGAGGGGAAACAACCTCTTACCTTTTTTTCAAAAAACCCGGTTGAAATCAAGGGGAGGGTGTTTTATATTTCCAGCTGGTCAAAACCTGTAATGGAAGTCGAAGAAATCAAAAGGATTAAATGAAGGCAAAAATAACTTTCAAAGGCGGCATACATCCTCCGGAAAACAAGGGCCTCTGCGGAGAACTCTCCATAAAAGATTTCCCGCCTCCCGGAATCGCCGTGCTTCCTTTACAGCAGAGTTTAGGCTCTCCCTCCGAACCTATCGTCAAAAAAGGCGATAAAGTCAAAAAGGGGACGCTTATTGCCCGAGCAAAAGGTTATATATCAGCTAATCTGCATTCACCCGTCTCGGGAGAAGTGACAGATATCAAAAAGGCGCCTCATCCGCTGCTGGGCGAAGCCAGCGCCGTAATTATCAAATCCGACAACAGGGATGAACCGGAAAAGGATTATTCCGCCGAAGATGTTTCCGCCGCCGGCCTCTCGTCCGGGGAAATACTGGGATTGATTCGGGATGCGGGGATAGTAGGCCTGGGAGGCGCGACATTCCCGGCCCATGTAAAATTAAATCCGCCTTCGGACAAGCCTGTTAAAACCCTTATCATCAACGGCGCCGAATGCGAGCCGTATCTTACGTCCGACCACTCCCTGATGCTTAACAATGCCGAACAGATATTAAAAGGCGCGGTTATAATAAAAAAAATACTTAACGCGGAAAAATGCTTAATCGCGGTAGAGGAAAATAAAAAAGACGCCATTTCCTTATTCAGACAAAAACTTGATTCATTAAAAGACATAACCGGATTAGAGGTGTTGCCTCTTAAAGTAAAATATCCGCAGGGAGCGGAAAAACAACTGATTTATACTTTAACAGGGAAGGAAGTGCCGTCCGGCGGACTGCCGATGGATGTTTCCGTCTTAGTTCACAACATAGGCACCGTATTCGCTATTTATGAGGCGGTTTTTTTAAAAAAACCTCTTTTTGAGAGAGTCGTCACGGTTTCCGGAAAAGGCATAAAAAACCCCGCGAACTGGAGAGTCAGGATAGGAACTTCTTTTAAAACGCTTATCAATCATTCGGGGGTGACGGACGGGAAGATAAAAAAATTGATTATGGGCGGGCCGATGATGGGGCTTGCCCAGTATACGGATGAAGTCCCCGTAGTGAAAGCTACATCGGGCATACTCCTCCTGACATCGGAGGAAGCGGTGTCTTTTGAACACCTTCCCTGTATAAGATGCGGTAAGTGTGTAACCGCCTGTCCGATGGGGTTAATGCCCGCGGAAATCAGCAAAATGGTTGAAAAGGGCAGGATTGATATGGCTAAATCAATAGGCCTGATGGACTGCATGGAATGCGGATCATGCAACTATATTTGTCCATCGGGAACTAACTTATTACAATATATAAAATTGGGAAAGTACGAATATATGAGGAGTAAAAATGCTAAAAGATAAACATCTTACAGTGACTGTTTCTCCGCATATAAAAACCGGATTGACGACAGAGAAAATGATGTGGATAGTTTCCGGCGCGCTTATGCCGGCGGCGGCGGCCGGTATTTACTTTTTCGGCTTTCACGCGGCGCTCGTAATCGCCGTGTGCGCAGCTTCGTCTCTCCTTACCGAATTCTTATGCACGTTGTTAATGAAAAAACCGGCCACGATAAAAGACGGCAGCGCTTTTTTGACGGGCCTTCTTCTTGCCCTTTGCCTGCCTCCGGAACTTCCCTTATGGATGTGCGCCCTGGGCGGGTTTTTTTCAATAGCGGTTACTAAATTTGCTTTCGGCGGTTTAGGCTGCAATATCTTTAATCCAGCCCTGGCGGGAAGGGCATTTTTAATGGGGGCGTTTGCAAAAGAGATGACTACATGGAAGACCCTGCAGGTCTTCCCGGACGGCATAACAGCCGCAACTCCTTTAAACCTGCTCAAGGAACAGGGCTACGATTCTTTAATGAAAGTTTTCGATTCACATTCACATCTGTTCAGGGAACTTTTTATCGGCCGTATCGGGGGAAGCATAGGCGAAACATCGGCGGGCCTTTTGATTATAGGAGGCCTGGTTCTTCTTTTCACAAGAATTATCACATGGCATATTCCCGTTTCCTATATTTTTACCGTGACGGTTATCTCTTATTTCACCGGAGGCGCATTCGGCATCCCGTTTCACCTTTTTTCCGGGGGATTGGTAATCGGTGCCTTGTTTATGGCGACAGACCCCGTGACTTCACCCATAACTCCCAAAGGCCAGATAATCTTCGGGATAGGCTGCGGCATACTCACCATGTTAATAAGGATACGCGGGGGCTACCCTGAAGGTGTCTGTTATGCTATCCTTTTGATGAATTCCGTAACACCTTTGATAGAACGGTATTCTAAAACCAGGATTTTCGGAGTAAAAAGATAATGGCGCGGGAAGAAAAAAATAATACCGGTTATTTAAGGGAACTGACCAAAGGATTTATCAGAGAAAATCCTATTTTTATCCTGTGCCTGGGATTATGTCCTACCCTGGCTGTTTCCAATCTGGTTGAAAATGCGTTTGGAATGGGGATTGCCTTCTTTTTTGTGTTGCTGTGCTCTAATATCACTATTTCCCTTGTGCAAAAGTTAATACCCGATGAGGTCAGAATACCCTGTTTTATAGTAATAATCGCTTCCTTTGTCACGGTGGCCAGCTTATTGATGCAATGGTTTATTCCCGATGTCTACGCGAGGATGAGCCTGTATATCAACCTGATCGTTGTAAACTGTATCATCCTCGGGAGAGCCGAGGCTTTTGCGTCCAAAAACAGTGTTTTCAGGTCTGTACTGGATGCAATCGGCATGGGGATAGGCTTTACCGCAAGCCTGTTCATAATTTCCGCAATCAGGGAAGTGACGGGGTTCGGGACATTTCTGGGTTTCCGGTTAATCCCGGAAAATATTAAACCGGTAACAATAATGATCCTTGCGCCGGGCGCTTTTTTCACAATCGGTTTTTTAATGGCCCTTTTCAATCTTATAAGAATAAAAAAAGGTAAGGTTTCAAAATGACATTAGGCCAGATTATAGCTTTGTTTATGGGTTCCGTATTCGTTCAGAATTTTATATTTTCACGTTTTCTCGGATTGTGCCCTTACGTGGGGGTTTCAAAAGACACCCCTTCGGCAATGGGTATGGGATTTGCCGTAGTTTTTGTAATGACAACGGCATCGGCGGTCACATGGATACTTTACAGGTATATCCTCATCCCTTTTGACCTGACATACCTGAAAATAGTGGCGTTTATACTTGTAATAGCATCGTTCGTGCAATTTGTGGAAATGTTCCTGAAAAAAACTTTTCCCGCCCTTCACAGGTCTCTGGGTATTTATCTTCCGCTTATAACAACAAACTGCGCCGTGCTGGGTGTGGCGTTTTTGAATATAACACAATTTGAAAGTGAATCTTACGGCTTTGCGAAATCCACATTACAGGGATTCTTTGCCGGGATAGGCTTTATGCTGGCCATGCTTATAATGTCCGGAATAAGAGAAAAACTTGAATACGCCGAAATTCCGGAACCTATGAAAGGGCTGGCGATAGTTTTTGTTACGGCAGGATTGATTTCCATCGCTTTCCTGGGTTTTTCAGGATTCAAACTTTAGGATAATTTACAATGAGCATTGAGGTAATCATTTATTCAACCGGAGCCCTCTTACTTCTGGGTATAGGCTTCGGTATAGCGTTATCCCTTTCATCAAAGCTTCTCAGGGTTGAAGAAGATCCCAGGATAAAAAACATATCGGATATTTTACCGAATATAAACTGCGGCGCGTGCGGATTTGCCGGCTGTTTCAGTTATGCGGAAGCGATTGTCACAAAAAAAGAAAAAATAAACCTCTGTATGCCCGGCGGCGAAAAAACCTCAAAAAAAATAGCTGATTTGATGGGGATGGCGCCCGACTCCATAGAAAAAAAAGTGGCTGTTATTCATTGCTGCGGAGGCGGTATAGGCAGGAAAAAATACGATTATTCAGGCGTAAAAGACTGTAGAATAATCAATATGGTCGCCGGCGGGTCGGTAGAATGCGGCTACGGCTGCCTGATGGGCTATGCCTGCCTGAAGTCCTGTCCTGTTCACGCTATCAAAAAAAATGAAAACCAGATGCCGTATGTTATAAGGGATAAATGTATCGGCTGCGGAAGGTGCGTTAACACATGCCCGAGAAACCTGATAGAACTGGTTGAAGACGCCAAAAAAGTGCATATTCTCTGTTCATCGCATGACAGGGGCGCCGATGTCATCAAAGTATGCAGTGTCGGATGTATCGGCTGCGGTAAATGCGTACAGGCATGCCCTTTTAATGCGATACGGATGGAGAACAATCTGGCTGTAATCGATTACTCTAAATGCAAGGTGTGCGGCAAATGCGTGGAAGTATGCCCTGTCAAAGTCATATATGACTGGAGAAAGAACTTCATCATGCCCGGAAAACAGCGGAAATCGGAGAAAACCAATGAGCTTTGAAACACTGAAAACCTTAGTCTCTTCGGGAAATGTGCCTGAAGTGCGCAAGAGTGTCGAAGACTTGTTAATGTCCGGAACCGAGCCTTTGGAAATTTTAAATTCCGGGTTGATAGAAGCGATGGAGGAAATCGGGGAAAAATTCAAAAAAAACGAAGTCTATGTTCCTGAAGTGCTGATGGCAGCGCGAGCCATGAAAGAAGGAGTTTCAATTTTAAAACCTCTATTGTCTTCAGAACAGCTGGGAACAAAGGGCTGTATCGTAATCGGCACGGTAAAAGGCGACCTTCACGATATAGGTAAAAACATTGTAGCGATAATGCTGGAAGGAGCGGGCTTTAAGGTGATAGACCTTGGAGTCGATGTAGCTCCCGAAAAATTTTTATCGGCTGTTACAGAGCATAAAGCCGGCCTTGTCGCAATATCCGCGCTTCTGACGACAACTATGCCTTCAATGAAATCAACTGTAAGCATATTGAAGGAGAAAGGCCCTTCCAATTTAAAAATTATGGTTGGAGGAGCGCCTGTCACAAAAGAGTTTGCCGAAGAGATACAGGCCGATGGTTTTTCCGAAGAAGCGGGCACGGCGGTAGATATAGCGAAAAAATTGATTTCCGGTTAATCAGGAGGATTGAATATGTCTCTTATTATTGATGGTAAAAAAATATCGCTTCAGATAAAAAATGAGCTGCGCGCCGCGGTTTCAGCGCTGAAAAAAGACAGGAACATCATTCCCGGACTGGCTGTTATTTTAGTGGGAAGCAACCCCGCGTCAAAAGTATATGTAACCATGAAGGAAAAAGCGTGCGCGGAAATCGGGGTTTATTCCGAAAAACATTTAATTGATGAAGCTGTTTCCACTGAAAAACTGGTCGAATTAATAAAGTCGCTGAATAAATCCGGGAAAATCCACGGTATTCTGGTACAGCTTCCTCTACCCGGGCGCATAAATGCGGAAAAAGTCATAGAGTCAGTCCATCCTTCAAAGGATGTGGATTGTTTTCATCCA includes these proteins:
- a CDS encoding small basic protein, producing MSLHPSFGKNSKIKQKRSVLKRHERIDILKKKEKWNEKDSSIFHLPKTKSEE
- a CDS encoding rRNA pseudouridine synthase, giving the protein MPERLQKYLANAGVASRRKCEEFIQQGLVSVNKVIIRKPGFKINSEKDVVCINNRRLRPRDKKYFIVNKPGGYVCSCSKKDNAPIVTELIPEKKLFPVGRLDKDTEGLIILTNDGDFGQAVIHPSSNLWKEYRVVLDREITGAELEKFRNGIEIDGRLTAPARISSAGKNGKELAVSIMEGRNRQIRKMFSALGYKIIYLKRTKIGCLNIGNLKPGYYKPVSKDFLWKKIFSE
- a CDS encoding tetratricopeptide repeat protein, giving the protein MKQINIICLFFFTFIIIFNAALSPAETLSPGEQKQYDKASRYWEKGNEYFKEGKYPKARDMYNKALKIYDKHVDALLNLAVVYEKEKNYREAETTYKKIIEFNTDIPDAHHNLGAIYESQGKADAALLEYKEALAADPYFAKSYNNMGLIFLNKNMLDQAIDNFKKAARYAPHEVYGYVNLGTAYAGKGEYDSAIVEYNHAIELQPDSAFIYNNRGDAYLNKKMLDFAVLSFQKAIELDKKNYIAYRGMGDAYYLKGETEKAIENYEKSLEINKDYKNAYLNLGMAYKNTDKQKAIEYFEEYRKREDNRKNLEILDKIISEMEITN
- a CDS encoding acyl-CoA thioesterase; the protein is MYSIKIRVRYSETDQMGRAYYANYFVWFEIARTEYFRKLGYSYREFEKKGLFLPVVHASCDYKNKVEYDDEINISCTASAESKMKLVFRYEITGEKSKFIASGSTIHVFIDSGGRPVKIPEQIADLLKK
- the rsxC gene encoding electron transport complex subunit RsxC gives rise to the protein MKAKITFKGGIHPPENKGLCGELSIKDFPPPGIAVLPLQQSLGSPSEPIVKKGDKVKKGTLIARAKGYISANLHSPVSGEVTDIKKAPHPLLGEASAVIIKSDNRDEPEKDYSAEDVSAAGLSSGEILGLIRDAGIVGLGGATFPAHVKLNPPSDKPVKTLIINGAECEPYLTSDHSLMLNNAEQILKGAVIIKKILNAEKCLIAVEENKKDAISLFRQKLDSLKDITGLEVLPLKVKYPQGAEKQLIYTLTGKEVPSGGLPMDVSVLVHNIGTVFAIYEAVFLKKPLFERVVTVSGKGIKNPANWRVRIGTSFKTLINHSGVTDGKIKKLIMGGPMMGLAQYTDEVPVVKATSGILLLTSEEAVSFEHLPCIRCGKCVTACPMGLMPAEISKMVEKGRIDMAKSIGLMDCMECGSCNYICPSGTNLLQYIKLGKYEYMRSKNAKR
- a CDS encoding electron transport complex subunit E, which produces MAREEKNNTGYLRELTKGFIRENPIFILCLGLCPTLAVSNLVENAFGMGIAFFFVLLCSNITISLVQKLIPDEVRIPCFIVIIASFVTVASLLMQWFIPDVYARMSLYINLIVVNCIILGRAEAFASKNSVFRSVLDAIGMGIGFTASLFIISAIREVTGFGTFLGFRLIPENIKPVTIMILAPGAFFTIGFLMALFNLIRIKKGKVSK
- a CDS encoding SH3 domain-containing protein, with protein sequence MEKNIFRIIMFLAVFFAVSAGTYCFALFCEITGENVNVRAGAGTDYDVICQLNRSDIVKVSKVEGEWIEIYPNEKVFGWVKASHIENNRVTAEKLNVRAGASRNYSLICQLKKGDDVSILGELGSWKKIILPDYAKVYIYKKYAKSIPSRSVAKAATDVKKTMDEKSEIHSSVTDGNEAESESTVTVTGWLEDLGVLINRPGTYKLLQRDNKKNILYFIKEGKQPLTFFSKNPVEIKGRVFYISSWSKPVMEVEEIKRIK
- a CDS encoding RnfABCDGE type electron transport complex subunit A: MTLGQIIALFMGSVFVQNFIFSRFLGLCPYVGVSKDTPSAMGMGFAVVFVMTTASAVTWILYRYILIPFDLTYLKIVAFILVIASFVQFVEMFLKKTFPALHRSLGIYLPLITTNCAVLGVAFLNITQFESESYGFAKSTLQGFFAGIGFMLAMLIMSGIREKLEYAEIPEPMKGLAIVFVTAGLISIAFLGFSGFKL
- a CDS encoding RnfABCDGE type electron transport complex subunit B, producing the protein MSIEVIIYSTGALLLLGIGFGIALSLSSKLLRVEEDPRIKNISDILPNINCGACGFAGCFSYAEAIVTKKEKINLCMPGGEKTSKKIADLMGMAPDSIEKKVAVIHCCGGGIGRKKYDYSGVKDCRIINMVAGGSVECGYGCLMGYACLKSCPVHAIKKNENQMPYVIRDKCIGCGRCVNTCPRNLIELVEDAKKVHILCSSHDRGADVIKVCSVGCIGCGKCVQACPFNAIRMENNLAVIDYSKCKVCGKCVEVCPVKVIYDWRKNFIMPGKQRKSEKTNEL
- a CDS encoding RnfABCDGE type electron transport complex subunit D, with the protein product MLKDKHLTVTVSPHIKTGLTTEKMMWIVSGALMPAAAAGIYFFGFHAALVIAVCAASSLLTEFLCTLLMKKPATIKDGSAFLTGLLLALCLPPELPLWMCALGGFFSIAVTKFAFGGLGCNIFNPALAGRAFLMGAFAKEMTTWKTLQVFPDGITAATPLNLLKEQGYDSLMKVFDSHSHLFRELFIGRIGGSIGETSAGLLIIGGLVLLFTRIITWHIPVSYIFTVTVISYFTGGAFGIPFHLFSGGLVIGALFMATDPVTSPITPKGQIIFGIGCGILTMLIRIRGGYPEGVCYAILLMNSVTPLIERYSKTRIFGVKR
- a CDS encoding C39 family peptidase, whose product is MHTGRLVLALVLSVILCPLINGKCLSAESAGAKPDDNKNISIQNINILTAIEVLRVIAFDNAKYGNNNQSLASQIDWLAGRLEKEEKGEPLKSVRNYILALKMIKDFNSMAKTTDEGEKINSEIRKLLFDARDNERLRKHNPPVKKFWKLSIAKQSNQGSRPNCAATCINMLLNYYRINVESPTKLAKIINYPGTGATVEAILGYLNERNIPFRYYMGSLTDLREQISGGNPVLVLQAAGLDYRKKQYKTGHVRLAVGYNDATETVDVIDPNYGNRKFKISYSDFELLWLPGGFYCIVLER
- a CDS encoding corrinoid protein, with protein sequence MSFETLKTLVSSGNVPEVRKSVEDLLMSGTEPLEILNSGLIEAMEEIGEKFKKNEVYVPEVLMAARAMKEGVSILKPLLSSEQLGTKGCIVIGTVKGDLHDIGKNIVAIMLEGAGFKVIDLGVDVAPEKFLSAVTEHKAGLVAISALLTTTMPSMKSTVSILKEKGPSNLKIMVGGAPVTKEFAEEIQADGFSEEAGTAVDIAKKLISG
- a CDS encoding divalent-cation tolerance protein CutA; this encodes MSADEIYMAFITAPDVTSAKKIAKGLVLNKLAACVNIIPSINSFFMWKGGIQEQKEALLIAKTARAKLQKAKKWILKHHPYDLPEILYIKIDKGHEEYMRWVKELI